In Nitrospira sp., one genomic interval encodes:
- the rpoD gene encoding RNA polymerase sigma factor RpoD: MPKQELLGEVKKLINLGKEKGFLTYDDLNSTLPADVVSSDQFSTIMTMFGEMDIEIVESADTERAPKAAEGEEAIEESEESEASEENEKEIDLTPGALSRTDDPVRLYLKEMGSVALLSREGEIEIAKRIEEGKKDIATVVYGLPMTLEFVLNLRDQLKNGKIDVREIVPVVETEEDFEEEAVEKDYEELRVKTLDSLNAVRKVSASLKDLYDKARHVGADPEKQKRLRKQIDTVRGQVVDKMESVNLHGVLKDRMTQRVRDLNLLFRQAEREVTSCQRRLGVGGEAGAELLRRLCRTHKDLLAVKRRTSLSEEVLQDIKKHYQAAKGRIRQLETEEALISAEEIKDAVKHLDVAEEKVKRGKAELVEANLRLVVSIAKKYTNRGLQFLDLIQEGNIGLMKAVDKFEYKRGYKFSTYATWWIRQAITRAIADQARTIRIPVHMIETINKLIRTSRHLVQKLGREPTPEEIAERMDLPLDKVRKILKIAREPISLETPIGEEEDSHLGDFIEDKKAVSPLEAAIRYDLQRQINGALETLTPREEKVLRKRFGIGEATDHTLEEVGQDFEVTRERIRQIEAKALRKLRHPSRSKKLRSFVESL, translated from the coding sequence ATGCCGAAACAAGAATTACTCGGCGAAGTGAAGAAGCTCATCAATCTCGGCAAAGAGAAGGGCTTTCTCACTTACGACGATCTCAACAGCACGTTGCCGGCCGATGTCGTGTCATCGGACCAGTTCAGCACGATCATGACGATGTTCGGCGAAATGGACATTGAGATTGTGGAGTCCGCTGACACCGAGCGCGCCCCGAAGGCTGCGGAAGGCGAAGAGGCCATCGAGGAGAGCGAAGAATCCGAGGCGTCCGAGGAAAATGAAAAAGAGATCGATCTGACACCTGGGGCCCTAAGCCGAACCGACGATCCCGTCAGGCTCTACTTGAAAGAGATGGGAAGCGTCGCGCTGCTGAGCCGCGAAGGCGAAATCGAGATTGCCAAGCGGATCGAGGAGGGCAAGAAAGATATCGCCACGGTCGTCTACGGCCTCCCGATGACTCTGGAGTTCGTGCTTAATCTGCGGGATCAGCTGAAGAACGGCAAGATCGATGTGCGAGAGATTGTGCCGGTGGTCGAGACGGAAGAAGACTTTGAAGAAGAAGCCGTCGAGAAGGACTACGAAGAGTTGCGGGTCAAGACGCTGGATTCTCTCAACGCGGTTCGCAAGGTCTCGGCCTCGCTGAAAGACTTGTACGACAAGGCTCGCCATGTGGGCGCCGATCCGGAGAAGCAGAAGAGACTGCGCAAACAGATCGATACGGTACGCGGGCAGGTCGTCGACAAGATGGAGTCGGTCAATCTGCACGGCGTGTTGAAAGACCGGATGACGCAGCGGGTTCGTGACCTCAATCTGTTGTTCCGCCAAGCAGAGCGTGAGGTCACGAGCTGCCAACGTCGTCTGGGTGTCGGCGGTGAAGCCGGTGCGGAGCTCTTGCGGCGCTTGTGTCGGACACACAAGGATCTTCTCGCGGTCAAACGGCGGACCAGCCTCTCCGAAGAGGTACTACAGGACATCAAGAAGCACTATCAGGCGGCCAAGGGACGGATTCGCCAGCTTGAGACGGAAGAGGCGCTGATTTCTGCCGAAGAAATTAAGGACGCGGTCAAGCATCTCGATGTGGCCGAAGAAAAAGTGAAGCGCGGAAAGGCGGAGCTTGTTGAAGCCAACCTGCGATTGGTCGTGAGTATCGCCAAGAAGTACACGAACCGGGGTCTGCAGTTCCTGGATCTGATCCAGGAGGGCAACATCGGCCTCATGAAGGCAGTCGATAAATTTGAGTACAAGCGCGGGTACAAATTCAGCACCTACGCCACCTGGTGGATCCGGCAGGCGATCACTCGTGCCATTGCCGACCAGGCCCGGACCATCCGCATCCCGGTCCATATGATCGAAACGATCAACAAGCTGATCCGGACCTCGCGCCATCTGGTGCAAAAGCTCGGCCGCGAACCGACGCCGGAAGAGATCGCCGAGCGCATGGACTTGCCGCTCGACAAGGTGCGAAAAATTCTGAAAATCGCGCGCGAACCGATTTCGCTCGAAACCCCGATTGGTGAGGAAGAAGACAGTCACTTGGGGGACTTTATCGAGGACAAGAAGGCGGTCTCGCCACTGGAAGCCGCGATCCGGTATGATTTGCAACGCCAGATCAACGGCGCGCTGGAAACCCTCACGCCTCGAGAGGAAAAGGTGTTGCGCAAACGGTTCGGGATTGGCGAGGCCACCGATCATACTCTCGAGGAGGTGGGGCAGGATTTCGAAGTGACTCGCGAGCGCATCCGGCAGATCGAAGCGAAAGCGTTGCGCAAGCTTCGACACCCGAGTCGCAGCAAGAAGTTGCGCAGCTTTGTGGAGAGCCTCTAG
- a CDS encoding DNA primase — MGQGLISDDVINQIRDRVDIAEIVGHHVALTRAGQNLKGLCPFHQEKSPSFTVSSSRQIFHCFGCGAGGNVFTFLMKLTGAGFPEIVRDLGRKVGVDVPESAGGYSSEARTQLGRLERLNAAAGAYYQRMLLDHTAGAPARAYLDGRGIQHHTIAQFQIGYAPQEWDGLTKAMLKEGFTPADLVAAGLSIPRDQSGQQKTAVSGHYDRFRSRVMFPIVDLRKRVVAFGGRILGEGMPKYLNSPETPLFKKGQTLFALEAGREAAGQQHTLIIVEGYFDAVALHQAGIRHVAATLGTALTAEHIAVIRRFASNVVLLFDPDQAGVRAALRTLDLFVNSGLSVKVVSLPEGDDPDTYVRKYGAEGFTALHGAAPSLLDFAVEHSLRTAESGTVEDRIRAVDAVLRILQKSAHPIEREERIRLVAERLGLSQQRLIDRYPTLASEETRRPSSRPTAPPTAAASKPKGNPEERDLAHLLVQGSLSAEDLRKLSPDAFSAPAYRRLIECAMQHLEQDGRVSVRGLLDALINDEDCGSLVSELSMLEQHYDDVPAHIAGCLDTLERRGRERTMGALIQELKAAERERREADVHRLNGLINEMRIRKAGVMPAALTSAVKE; from the coding sequence GTGGGCCAAGGCCTGATTTCGGACGACGTCATCAACCAAATCAGAGACCGAGTGGACATCGCGGAGATCGTGGGTCACCACGTGGCATTGACCCGAGCCGGCCAGAATCTCAAGGGGCTCTGTCCGTTCCATCAAGAAAAGTCTCCCTCCTTTACGGTCAGCTCTTCGCGACAGATCTTTCACTGCTTCGGCTGCGGCGCCGGCGGCAACGTGTTTACGTTTCTGATGAAATTGACCGGGGCCGGCTTTCCTGAGATTGTTCGTGATCTGGGCCGCAAGGTAGGGGTGGATGTGCCGGAGTCGGCCGGTGGATATTCCAGCGAGGCGCGCACGCAGCTGGGTCGGCTGGAACGGCTCAATGCTGCCGCCGGGGCCTATTATCAGCGCATGTTACTGGATCACACCGCCGGTGCTCCTGCCCGTGCGTATCTCGATGGGCGCGGCATTCAGCACCACACGATTGCCCAGTTTCAAATCGGCTATGCTCCGCAGGAATGGGATGGATTGACCAAAGCCATGTTGAAAGAGGGCTTCACTCCTGCGGATCTGGTTGCCGCGGGCCTGTCCATTCCGCGAGATCAGAGCGGACAACAGAAAACCGCCGTGTCAGGCCACTACGATCGGTTCCGTTCCCGGGTCATGTTTCCCATCGTGGATTTGCGCAAACGGGTCGTGGCGTTCGGCGGACGGATTCTTGGAGAGGGGATGCCCAAGTATTTGAACTCCCCCGAGACGCCGCTCTTTAAGAAAGGGCAGACCTTGTTCGCCCTGGAAGCGGGCCGTGAGGCGGCGGGGCAGCAACACACATTAATTATTGTGGAAGGGTATTTCGATGCCGTCGCGTTGCACCAGGCCGGCATCCGTCATGTGGCCGCCACATTGGGTACAGCCCTGACCGCCGAACACATTGCTGTGATCAGGCGATTTGCTTCCAATGTCGTGCTGTTGTTCGATCCTGATCAGGCCGGGGTACGGGCTGCACTGCGAACGTTGGACTTATTCGTCAACAGTGGGTTGAGCGTTAAGGTTGTCTCGCTTCCGGAGGGAGATGATCCCGATACATACGTGAGGAAATACGGAGCCGAAGGGTTTACGGCTTTACACGGAGCGGCCCCGAGTCTGCTGGATTTTGCCGTAGAGCATAGTCTGCGGACGGCTGAGTCCGGGACCGTGGAAGACCGGATCCGCGCCGTGGATGCGGTGTTACGGATTCTGCAGAAAAGCGCCCATCCTATCGAACGAGAGGAACGGATCCGTCTAGTCGCGGAACGGTTGGGACTCAGTCAGCAACGATTGATCGATCGCTATCCGACGTTGGCATCCGAGGAGACACGCCGGCCTTCTTCCCGTCCCACGGCCCCGCCAACTGCGGCGGCGTCGAAACCGAAGGGCAACCCGGAGGAGCGTGATCTGGCACATCTCCTGGTGCAGGGAAGTCTGTCGGCCGAGGATCTTCGGAAGTTGTCGCCGGACGCCTTTTCCGCACCGGCTTATCGCCGACTGATTGAATGCGCGATGCAGCATCTTGAGCAGGATGGGCGGGTATCCGTCCGGGGCCTGTTGGATGCGCTGATCAATGACGAGGATTGTGGCTCGTTGGTGTCTGAGTTGTCGATGCTGGAGCAGCATTATGATGATGTCCCTGCACATATTGCCGGATGTTTGGACACGCTCGAGCGGAGAGGTCGTGAGCGGACCATGGGTGCGCTGATTCAGGAGTTGAAGGCCGCCGAACGGGAGCGGCGTGAAGCGGATGTGCACCGCCTGAACGGATTGATTAACGAGATGCGGATTCGGAAAGCCGGCGTGATGCCGGCTGCGCTGACGTCTGCGGTGAAGGAGTAG
- a CDS encoding histidine triad nucleotide-binding protein, with product MDNCIFCRIVEGGIPAKIVYQDDQVLAFDDINAQAPVHILVIPKRHVAAVQDCREGDQALLGHLLLTCSKIAGMKNLAESGYRIVTNTGAESGQTVFHLHLHVLGGRHMAWPPG from the coding sequence GTGGATAACTGTATTTTTTGTCGCATTGTCGAAGGCGGTATTCCTGCCAAAATTGTGTACCAGGATGATCAGGTTCTGGCATTCGATGACATCAATGCCCAGGCCCCGGTCCATATCCTGGTGATTCCGAAACGCCATGTGGCCGCGGTGCAGGACTGTCGAGAGGGAGACCAGGCTCTCCTAGGGCATCTTTTGTTGACCTGCTCAAAAATTGCAGGCATGAAAAACCTGGCTGAATCCGGCTATCGGATTGTGACGAACACTGGAGCGGAGAGCGGGCAGACCGTGTTTCATCTCCATCTTCATGTGCTCGGCGGAAGGCACATGGCCTGGCCTCCGGGATAA
- a CDS encoding bifunctional phosphoribosyl-AMP cyclohydrolase/phosphoribosyl-ATP diphosphatase HisIE, whose product MSKESRAMTFDGQGLIPAVIQDWLDGTVLMVGYMNQDAIAKTLQTRSVHFWSRSRRKLWEKGETSGHFLKVKDLFVDCDRDTILVKAEPVGPTCHTGERACFFARMTQEGQAGEEKTQDAGGGILDRVYQTILSRKASPQPDSYVSKLLQGGADRILKKVAEEAGEVIIAAKNQKRDEIIYETADLLFHTLLVLGYHDVTLNEVYRELGTRFGKSGIRPSPEEGSRG is encoded by the coding sequence ATGTCGAAAGAAAGTCGGGCCATGACGTTTGACGGGCAGGGGTTGATCCCTGCTGTGATTCAAGATTGGCTGGATGGTACCGTGCTGATGGTCGGGTATATGAATCAAGATGCCATTGCCAAGACACTTCAGACGCGGTCCGTTCACTTTTGGAGCCGGTCTCGCCGGAAGTTGTGGGAGAAGGGCGAGACGTCCGGGCATTTCCTCAAGGTGAAGGACCTCTTTGTCGATTGTGATCGTGACACGATCCTCGTGAAAGCGGAACCTGTCGGACCGACCTGCCATACCGGTGAACGTGCCTGCTTTTTCGCCCGTATGACGCAAGAGGGGCAGGCCGGTGAGGAGAAAACCCAGGATGCCGGTGGCGGGATCTTGGATCGGGTGTATCAGACCATTTTGAGCCGGAAGGCCAGTCCGCAGCCCGACTCCTATGTGTCGAAACTCTTGCAGGGCGGAGCTGATCGCATTCTCAAGAAGGTGGCAGAAGAGGCGGGAGAAGTGATCATTGCCGCAAAGAATCAAAAGCGGGATGAGATCATCTACGAGACAGCCGATCTGCTCTTTCACACCTTGCTGGTGCTGGGGTACCACGATGTGACGCTGAACGAGGTGTATCGTGAACTCGGGACTCGATTCGGAAAGTCCGGGATCCGGCCCTCGCCTGAGGAGGGATCACGTGGATAA
- the hisF gene encoding imidazole glycerol phosphate synthase subunit HisF, with amino-acid sequence MLTKRIIPCLDVKDGRVVKGVSFVNLRDAGDPVEVATIYDREGADELCFLDITASHENRKTIIDVVEQTAARVFMPLTVGGGVRTLDDIRTLLNAGADKVSINTTAVQQPEFVREAAQRFGTQCIVVAIDAKQSGQAGRWEVFTHGGRKPTGLDAVEWAQRMEGYGAGEILLTSMDQDGRQNGYDLALTAAISERLSIPVIASGGVGTLEHLYEGLVKGKADAVLAASIFHYRTHTIQQAKAYLRDRGVPVRLSPA; translated from the coding sequence ATGCTGACCAAACGCATTATTCCCTGCTTGGATGTGAAGGATGGTCGAGTCGTCAAAGGCGTGAGCTTTGTGAATTTGCGGGATGCCGGCGATCCGGTCGAGGTAGCGACCATCTATGATCGCGAAGGCGCGGACGAATTGTGCTTTTTGGATATCACCGCCTCACACGAAAACCGCAAGACCATCATCGATGTAGTGGAGCAAACCGCCGCTCGTGTGTTTATGCCGCTTACGGTCGGAGGCGGGGTGCGTACGTTGGATGATATTCGGACCTTGCTGAACGCCGGGGCCGACAAAGTGAGTATCAATACGACGGCGGTGCAGCAACCGGAATTTGTTCGCGAGGCTGCCCAGCGATTCGGTACCCAGTGCATCGTGGTGGCGATCGACGCCAAACAGTCCGGCCAGGCGGGTCGCTGGGAAGTATTTACCCACGGTGGAAGAAAACCAACCGGTCTGGACGCAGTCGAGTGGGCGCAACGGATGGAAGGGTACGGGGCCGGAGAGATCCTCCTGACCAGTATGGACCAGGATGGTCGCCAGAACGGGTATGATTTGGCGCTGACTGCGGCGATTTCGGAGCGTCTCTCGATTCCGGTGATTGCCTCGGGCGGGGTGGGGACCTTGGAGCATCTCTACGAAGGGTTGGTGAAAGGGAAGGCGGACGCCGTCCTGGCCGCCTCGATCTTTCATTATCGAACCCATACCATTCAGCAGGCGAAGGCCTATCTGCGAGACCGCGGGGTCCCGGTGAGACTGAGCCCAGCCTAG
- the hisA gene encoding 1-(5-phosphoribosyl)-5-[(5-phosphoribosylamino)methylideneamino]imidazole-4-carboxamide isomerase, with translation MRVIPAIDLKDGRCVRLRQGDMAAETVYSEDVPSVAGRWQQQGADLIHVVDLNGAVDGEPKNLTQIEAVMKTVSVKVQVGGGIRTIETVRRYLHAGVARVVLGTAALMDRTFLAQACQEFPRRILLGLDARDGKVAVKGWTAVSETKAIDLLKELAGLELGAVIYTDIARDGMLNGPNLTALREVVDCSSFPVIASGGITRVEDLQAVHALGPRVEGAIVGKALYDGKLDYAAAVAAIGIR, from the coding sequence ATGCGTGTAATTCCGGCAATTGATCTCAAAGACGGCCGTTGCGTCCGATTGCGGCAGGGCGACATGGCCGCTGAAACGGTGTATTCCGAAGACGTGCCCTCGGTGGCCGGCCGCTGGCAGCAGCAAGGCGCCGATCTTATTCATGTCGTCGATCTGAACGGCGCCGTCGATGGGGAGCCGAAGAATCTTACCCAGATCGAAGCGGTCATGAAGACAGTCAGCGTGAAGGTGCAGGTGGGAGGTGGAATCCGGACCATTGAGACCGTGCGGCGATATCTCCATGCGGGTGTGGCGCGCGTGGTGCTCGGCACGGCTGCCCTTATGGATCGAACGTTTCTGGCGCAGGCCTGTCAGGAGTTCCCTCGGCGTATTTTGTTGGGACTCGACGCGCGAGACGGGAAGGTCGCGGTGAAGGGCTGGACGGCAGTGTCCGAAACCAAGGCCATCGATCTCCTCAAAGAACTTGCCGGCCTTGAACTGGGGGCCGTCATTTACACCGATATCGCCCGGGATGGAATGCTCAATGGGCCGAACCTGACGGCGTTGCGAGAAGTCGTTGATTGTTCGTCATTTCCCGTCATCGCGTCCGGTGGCATCACGCGTGTGGAAGATCTGCAGGCGGTGCATGCGCTCGGTCCTCGCGTGGAGGGGGCCATCGTCGGCAAGGCCCTCTACGACGGGAAATTGGATTATGCGGCAGCGGTTGCAGCCATCGGAATACGTTGA
- the hisH gene encoding imidazole glycerol phosphate synthase subunit HisH, giving the protein MIAIIDYGMGNLRSVSKAFEAMGHQAVVTREARVIADASHVVLPGVGAFGDCMANLERYELIAPIHAAVQSGKPFLGICLGLQLLFTESEEFGVHKGLGIIPGRVKKIVLEPPLKVPHMGWNEIQIVQSAPPFAGIATGSYCYFVHSYYVEPVESSVIATVTEYGRSFASAVWKDNVVACQFHPEKSQAVGLQVIKNFGAWT; this is encoded by the coding sequence ATGATTGCCATCATCGATTACGGCATGGGTAATTTGCGGAGTGTCTCCAAGGCCTTTGAGGCGATGGGACATCAGGCGGTGGTCACGCGCGAGGCTCGCGTCATTGCGGATGCCAGTCACGTGGTATTGCCCGGCGTGGGAGCCTTCGGGGATTGCATGGCGAATCTGGAACGGTATGAATTGATCGCGCCGATTCATGCCGCCGTTCAATCCGGAAAACCTTTTCTGGGCATCTGCCTGGGACTGCAATTGCTGTTCACGGAGAGTGAAGAGTTCGGGGTGCACAAAGGTCTCGGCATCATACCGGGGCGGGTGAAAAAAATTGTGCTGGAGCCCCCGCTGAAAGTGCCGCATATGGGGTGGAACGAGATTCAAATCGTGCAATCCGCCCCTCCGTTTGCAGGCATCGCGACCGGTAGCTATTGTTATTTTGTACATTCCTACTACGTTGAGCCGGTTGAGTCCTCGGTGATCGCCACCGTGACCGAGTACGGGCGGTCCTTTGCATCTGCCGTGTGGAAAGACAATGTCGTCGCCTGTCAGTTTCATCCTGAAAAAAGCCAAGCGGTCGGACTTCAAGTGATCAAGAACTTCGGGGCCTGGACGTGA
- the hisB gene encoding imidazoleglycerol-phosphate dehydratase HisB translates to MKKNGVPRQASLHRATKETDIRVEWTLDGTGQGKVETSIRFFDHMLDLLAKHGFFDLTVQAKGDIDIDEHHTVEDVGIVMGKALNQALGEKAGIKRFGFASVPLDETLAQVTVDLSGRPYLVYNVNLPDRKIKTFDLGLFEDFFQAFVTHGGLNLHVNLQYGRNPHHIMEAIFKALARALDQATALEERLSGAVLSTKGSL, encoded by the coding sequence ATGAAAAAGAACGGTGTTCCCAGGCAGGCCTCGCTTCACCGTGCTACGAAGGAAACGGACATCCGCGTCGAATGGACTCTGGACGGCACCGGCCAGGGCAAGGTCGAGACCTCCATCCGGTTCTTCGACCACATGCTGGATCTGCTTGCCAAGCATGGGTTCTTTGACCTGACGGTCCAGGCCAAGGGCGATATCGACATCGACGAACATCATACGGTAGAAGACGTCGGGATCGTCATGGGCAAGGCGCTGAATCAGGCCTTGGGTGAAAAGGCGGGGATCAAGCGATTCGGATTCGCCTCGGTCCCGCTGGATGAAACCCTCGCCCAGGTGACGGTGGATCTCAGCGGGCGCCCTTATCTGGTGTACAACGTCAATTTGCCGGATCGAAAGATCAAGACATTCGACCTGGGCCTCTTTGAGGATTTTTTCCAGGCCTTTGTGACCCACGGTGGGCTGAATCTGCATGTGAATCTCCAGTACGGACGCAATCCGCACCACATTATGGAAGCTATCTTCAAGGCGTTGGCCCGAGCGTTGGATCAAGCCACCGCGTTGGAAGAGCGTTTGTCTGGGGCCGTCCTCTCCACGAAGGGAAGCCTCTAG
- the hisD gene encoding histidinol dehydrogenase: MTILASTDRAYDKALRKIVTRSRSQGAGVEKSVRTILKAVERGGDRAVLRYTKKFDRLSLKLDHMRVAPEDIKEAYYHIRKDEGDSLRYAAERVRQFHERQRTKTWMYQEQNATLGQMVTSLDAVGVYVPGGKAVYPSSVLMCAIPAKVAGVRRIVMCTPTPKGEINPYLLVAADIAGVDEIYRVGGVQAIGAMAFGTKTIAKVDKIVGPGNIFVATAKRLLYGTVGIDMVAGPSELLVVADDDAKPAHVAADLLCEAEHDEDAQVYLVTTSASLAKEVVRLIQVQLKGLQREKIAAKSIARHFVAFVVPTMDEAIEVANAIAPEHLTLSVDRPFDYLEQVRHAGALFLGRYTPPAVADYVAGPNHVLPTGATARFFSPLSVNDYVKVSNIVHYTKEELTKAKDHIVRLAHIEGFDAHAKSAQSRFA; encoded by the coding sequence ATGACCATTCTGGCGAGCACCGATCGGGCGTATGACAAGGCGTTGCGAAAAATCGTAACCCGCTCGCGCAGTCAAGGCGCAGGCGTGGAGAAGAGCGTGCGCACGATTCTGAAGGCCGTGGAGCGGGGCGGGGATCGTGCAGTCCTCCGGTATACGAAAAAGTTCGATCGGCTGTCCTTGAAGCTCGATCACATGCGTGTCGCTCCCGAAGACATCAAAGAGGCCTACTACCACATTCGCAAGGATGAGGGGGATTCCCTCCGCTATGCCGCGGAACGTGTCCGGCAATTCCATGAGCGTCAGCGCACCAAAACCTGGATGTACCAGGAACAGAACGCCACACTCGGTCAGATGGTCACGTCCCTGGACGCCGTCGGCGTGTATGTGCCGGGCGGCAAGGCCGTGTATCCCTCGTCGGTATTGATGTGCGCGATTCCTGCAAAAGTGGCGGGTGTTCGGCGTATCGTGATGTGTACCCCGACCCCAAAAGGCGAGATCAATCCCTATCTGTTGGTAGCCGCGGATATTGCCGGTGTGGATGAAATCTACCGCGTCGGCGGTGTGCAGGCCATCGGCGCGATGGCGTTCGGGACGAAGACCATCGCCAAAGTCGATAAAATTGTGGGGCCCGGCAATATTTTCGTCGCTACGGCCAAGCGACTGCTCTATGGCACCGTCGGTATCGATATGGTGGCCGGTCCCAGTGAGTTGCTCGTGGTGGCGGATGATGACGCCAAGCCGGCACATGTGGCGGCGGATCTGCTCTGCGAGGCGGAGCATGACGAAGATGCGCAGGTCTACCTCGTGACGACCTCCGCGTCGTTGGCCAAAGAAGTGGTGCGCCTGATTCAGGTGCAGTTGAAAGGCTTGCAACGAGAGAAAATTGCGGCGAAGTCGATTGCCCGACATTTTGTGGCATTCGTCGTTCCTACCATGGATGAAGCCATTGAGGTGGCGAATGCGATCGCGCCCGAGCATCTTACCCTCTCGGTCGACCGGCCGTTCGATTATTTGGAACAGGTTCGGCACGCCGGGGCCCTGTTTCTGGGCCGGTATACACCGCCTGCGGTGGCGGATTACGTCGCCGGTCCGAACCATGTGTTGCCGACCGGGGCGACGGCCCGCTTCTTTTCGCCGTTGTCGGTCAACGATTACGTGAAGGTGAGCAACATCGTGCATTACACCAAGGAAGAGTTGACGAAAGCCAAGGATCATATCGTCCGACTGGCGCATATCGAGGGCTTCGATGCGCACGCCAAATCAGCCCAAAGCAGGTTCGCATGA
- a CDS encoding ATP phosphoribosyltransferase has protein sequence MTIALSKGKLLGPVLHLLKQAGYYSPGLSTESRKLVFACSSNDATFLIVRPTDVPTYVEHGAADVGVVGKDVLLEQGSDVYEPLDLKVGACRISVAALQGQPSPDRWSSKIRVATKYPNVTERYFNQRGVPVEIVKLYGSIELAPIVGLADRIVDLVETGSTLKAHDLAEVEVITHSTARLIVNRASLKLKHEPLKVLIERLRAAVAVEDGRGAAVRA, from the coding sequence CTGACCATTGCGCTGTCCAAGGGCAAGTTGTTGGGGCCGGTGCTGCATCTGCTGAAACAAGCCGGCTACTACAGTCCCGGCCTGTCGACGGAGAGTCGTAAGTTGGTGTTTGCCTGTTCGTCCAACGATGCCACTTTCCTGATCGTCAGGCCGACCGATGTGCCCACCTATGTCGAGCACGGAGCGGCGGATGTCGGGGTGGTCGGTAAAGATGTGTTGCTGGAGCAGGGGAGCGACGTCTATGAGCCGTTGGATTTGAAGGTCGGAGCGTGTAGAATCTCGGTCGCCGCACTGCAGGGGCAGCCCTCGCCGGACCGGTGGTCGTCGAAGATTCGTGTGGCGACGAAGTACCCCAACGTCACCGAACGGTATTTCAATCAGCGTGGGGTGCCGGTCGAAATTGTGAAACTGTACGGTTCTATCGAACTCGCGCCGATTGTCGGATTAGCCGATCGAATTGTCGATTTGGTTGAAACGGGCAGTACGCTTAAGGCGCATGACTTGGCGGAGGTTGAGGTGATCACGCACTCGACCGCCAGGTTGATTGTGAACCGGGCCAGCCTCAAATTGAAACATGAGCCGCTCAAGGTGTTGATCGAGCGGCTGCGCGCTGCTGTAGCGGTGGAAGATGGCCGCGGGGCTGCAGTGCGCGCATAA